One genomic segment of Ignavibacteriota bacterium includes these proteins:
- a CDS encoding type II toxin-antitoxin system VapB family antitoxin has translation MRTNIVIDDKLMNLALESTGFKTKKEVVEEGLKALIKIKNQSKLKVFRGKLQWEGDIEKMRVDK, from the coding sequence ATGAGAACAAATATAGTAATAGATGATAAATTAATGAACTTAGCTCTTGAATCAACTGGATTTAAAACAAAAAAAGAAGTTGTTGAAGAAGGATTAAAAGCATTAATTAAAATTAAAAATCAATCAAAATTAAAAGTATTTCGTGGAAAACTTCAATGGGAAGGAGATATTGAGAAAATGCGAGTTGATAAATGA
- a CDS encoding protein kinase encodes MKIITPEPFARGAFSKIFLEFDIGKNGLSTDFETNLQMFEDNKIKVRKIFSPYIPSMASSYLLNKKLLYQAKLQFKNEIKILKSLNHPNIIKLKESSSTKQPYISFEISSNDLSLLLKNCQLAEYDIYLIIYSLIEVLRYLHNEKNIAHLDISTRNVFYDVLSGKIILSDFGLAKIDSAPDSVLKSKSRNSSPESFNDLGQDKQTDLWQLGHLILSLYDHNSILEDNIPPLGILCNEKKLNINEILHHFNITDKLVRDVIIKCLQPKGTRVKTIDDLLEILSNYPEKLKKMKKIYSNELKSYIRKNGGNKYLVNENLLFFIHKISQLYIELFENKENPKLLEEHYNLVKLMGERYKIPFYYSQKIISLTLKSIATNNDIDEYRNELEILIRQVKQELNFIQISELVGVIMIAINVFDEKRENIYFKECYFALPTPHNLGSIFKLYSPQLKEANLWEVELKQFLGPIQRLNRPILYDEIDYSKLNFKFYTIDEIIKDGNNTINICVKNPLKKTSSYLILDGDQCGLQIKYERKLTEDDIIIYIYSEIQQIFNISKEISLQYQIKDINSFSSTIGDYKDHLSKSNGYFLQHRFKRDKGISPFVEFINYDIIDS; translated from the coding sequence ATGAAAATAATTACACCTGAACCATTTGCAAGAGGTGCATTCTCTAAAATATTTTTAGAATTCGACATTGGTAAAAATGGATTGAGTACTGATTTTGAAACCAATTTACAAATGTTTGAAGATAACAAAATAAAAGTAAGAAAAATCTTTTCTCCTTATATCCCAAGTATGGCTTCTTCCTATTTGCTCAATAAAAAATTACTCTACCAAGCTAAGTTACAGTTTAAGAATGAAATTAAAATATTAAAATCTTTAAATCATCCAAACATTATTAAGTTAAAGGAATCTTCTTCAACAAAACAACCATATATATCCTTTGAGATTTCTTCAAATGATTTAAGTTTATTACTAAAAAATTGTCAATTAGCTGAATATGATATTTATTTAATAATTTATAGCTTAATTGAGGTATTGAGGTATTTACATAATGAAAAAAATATTGCCCATTTGGATATATCAACTCGCAATGTCTTTTACGACGTCCTCAGTGGAAAAATTATTTTATCAGATTTTGGATTAGCAAAGATTGATAGTGCACCAGATTCAGTTCTAAAATCTAAATCAAGAAATTCCTCGCCAGAGAGTTTTAATGATTTAGGACAAGATAAGCAAACCGATTTATGGCAACTTGGGCATTTAATATTATCACTTTATGATCATAACAGTATTCTTGAGGATAATATTCCACCACTTGGTATACTCTGCAATGAAAAAAAATTAAATATAAATGAAATATTGCATCACTTTAATATAACTGACAAACTAGTAAGAGATGTAATTATCAAGTGTTTACAACCCAAAGGAACTCGTGTGAAGACCATTGATGATTTACTGGAAATATTAAGTAATTACCCTGAGAAACTAAAAAAAATGAAAAAAATTTATTCCAATGAACTAAAAAGTTATATAAGAAAAAATGGTGGGAATAAATATTTAGTAAATGAGAACTTACTGTTTTTTATCCATAAAATAAGTCAGTTATATATTGAGTTATTTGAAAACAAAGAAAATCCTAAATTACTCGAAGAACATTATAATCTGGTGAAATTAATGGGCGAGAGATATAAAATACCATTTTACTATTCACAGAAAATAATTTCACTGACTTTGAAATCAATTGCGACAAACAATGATATAGATGAGTATAGAAATGAATTAGAGATCTTAATTAGACAAGTAAAACAAGAACTAAACTTTATTCAAATTAGCGAATTGGTTGGTGTAATTATGATTGCGATAAATGTTTTTGATGAGAAAAGAGAAAATATTTACTTCAAAGAATGTTATTTCGCACTTCCGACCCCACATAATTTAGGATCAATTTTTAAATTATATTCTCCACAACTAAAAGAAGCAAATCTATGGGAAGTTGAATTAAAACAATTCTTAGGCCCTATTCAAAGGTTGAATAGACCCATTTTATATGATGAGATAGATTATTCCAAACTTAATTTCAAATTCTACACAATTGACGAAATAATTAAAGACGGTAATAACACAATAAATATATGTGTAAAAAATCCCTTGAAAAAAACATCTAGTTACCTAATCCTTGATGGAGATCAATGTGGTCTTCAAATAAAATATGAACGTAAATTAACAGAAGATGATATTATAATTTACATCTATTCTGAGATACAACAAATTTTTAATATTTCGAAAGAAATTTCATTACAGTATCAAATAAAGGATATAAATTCATTTTCTTCTACAATTGGCGACTACAAAGATCATCTTTCAAAATCAAATGGGTATTTTTTACAACACCGATTTAAGAGGGATAAAGGAATAAGTCCCTTTGTTGAATTCATAAACTATGACATTATTGATTCATAG
- a CDS encoding IS91 family transposase, whose amino-acid sequence MIKVSDILKSGIERYLEHKGISNKQRKVITKIINCFSDNVSPVKFKCTNEECGYEEEKKRPCRDRHCNRCNQNKKIKWLINVLKNYLPLPYFHVVFTLPSELNNLSICNQQILYDILFKSSFYVLNKFSEDKRHFGGRIGYIGLLHTWGSQMLYHPHIHYMVLSGGLKEGRFKKLPYSKKFMFPVGAMSEVMMGKFIELLKEKYEEGKLRFPGKIEILSRSKEFNNYLYKLSQKKWVIYSKAPFSNGERTLEYISRYTHKVAISNSRIKSYEKGVVRFEYKNYKKQDKRGIAKKEILPLEDTEFIRRFLLHILPEGFRKIRYGGIFAPNKKKDSLNKIEEEIKSELGKLKEKVEEIINELEEKVKCVCPECESKVLLSGYG is encoded by the coding sequence ATGATAAAAGTATCAGATATATTAAAGTCTGGAATAGAGAGATATTTGGAGCACAAAGGCATATCGAACAAACAGAGAAAGGTAATCACAAAGATTATCAATTGTTTTTCAGATAACGTGTCACCGGTTAAATTTAAGTGCACAAATGAAGAATGTGGATATGAAGAAGAAAAGAAAAGACCATGCAGAGACAGACATTGTAATAGATGTAACCAGAATAAGAAAATAAAATGGTTAATAAATGTCCTAAAGAATTATCTGCCATTACCATACTTTCATGTTGTATTCACGTTGCCATCGGAGTTGAATAATCTATCAATATGCAATCAGCAGATATTATATGATATATTATTCAAGAGCAGCTTTTATGTACTAAATAAATTTTCAGAGGATAAAAGACATTTTGGAGGAAGAATAGGTTACATCGGTTTATTGCATACATGGGGAAGTCAGATGTTATATCATCCACATATACATTATATGGTATTAAGTGGAGGACTGAAAGAAGGGAGATTTAAGAAATTACCATATTCGAAGAAGTTTATGTTTCCGGTAGGGGCGATGTCAGAAGTTATGATGGGAAAATTTATAGAGTTACTAAAAGAAAAGTATGAGGAAGGGAAATTAAGATTTCCGGGAAAGATAGAAATACTATCAAGATCAAAAGAGTTTAACAATTACCTATATAAATTGAGTCAAAAGAAATGGGTAATATATTCGAAGGCACCATTTAGCAATGGAGAAAGGACGTTAGAATATATATCGAGATATACACACAAAGTAGCAATATCCAATAGCAGAATAAAGAGTTATGAAAAAGGAGTAGTAAGATTTGAATATAAGAACTACAAGAAGCAAGATAAACGAGGCATAGCTAAGAAAGAAATACTACCATTAGAAGACACGGAATTTATCAGAAGATTTTTACTACATATACTACCAGAAGGATTTAGAAAGATAAGGTATGGAGGAATCTTTGCTCCAAATAAAAAGAAAGACTCACTGAATAAAATAGAAGAAGAAATAAAGAGTGAACTTGGAAAATTAAAAGAAAAAGTTGAAGAAATAATAAATGAGTTGGAAGAAAAAGTTAAATGTGTATGTCCGGAATGTGAAAGTAAAGTATTGTTGAGTGGGTATGGTTGA
- a CDS encoding transposase — protein sequence MDRIRVADILEQGLPSYLVDRKLSWKQTKVVGKIINCCSPYSSRQRISCSNSNCDYTVERGTPCGDRHCNRCNNNKMLKWLSKIITQFLPLCYHHVVFTLPSELRNLIVCNKEVIYDLFFKSAFDVLKKFSKDEKYFGGEIGFIGLLHTWGQTLSYHPHLHFIVLSGGIKNGRYCRLPYSKNFLFPVNAMSKVMMGVFIEKLKFEYNNGNLLFAGNISKLSTKNAFNNFLYEISQKEWVVYNQAPLNGSPKVLEYLSRYTYKVAISNHRIKKYSDGRVTFEYKDYKDRNEKGVAQKKLMTLTEKEFIRRYLLHILPEGFRKLRYGGIFASNKKKESISIIKDFFKDIIETLNQQTEIWYNRVRKYIDVLCPKCEEKLLFNFYCINTS from the coding sequence GTGGACAGAATAAGAGTAGCTGACATATTAGAACAAGGGCTTCCTTCTTATCTTGTGGATCGCAAGTTATCGTGGAAGCAAACAAAGGTTGTTGGCAAAATAATTAATTGCTGCTCGCCTTATTCTTCCAGACAAAGGATTTCATGTTCAAATAGTAATTGTGATTATACGGTTGAAAGAGGAACACCTTGCGGAGATCGTCATTGCAACAGATGTAATAATAACAAGATGTTGAAGTGGCTATCAAAGATCATCACACAGTTTCTACCGCTTTGTTATCATCATGTTGTATTTACATTGCCAAGCGAGCTTCGCAATCTTATCGTCTGCAACAAAGAAGTAATATATGATTTGTTCTTCAAGTCGGCATTTGATGTTCTCAAAAAGTTCAGCAAAGATGAAAAGTATTTCGGAGGAGAGATAGGTTTTATCGGTCTGCTTCATACGTGGGGCCAAACGTTAAGTTATCATCCTCATTTACATTTTATAGTATTGAGCGGAGGCATTAAAAACGGCAGATATTGCAGACTTCCTTACAGTAAGAATTTTCTATTCCCGGTTAACGCTATGTCGAAGGTTATGATGGGAGTATTTATAGAAAAACTTAAATTCGAATACAATAATGGCAACTTGCTCTTTGCTGGTAACATTAGTAAACTATCAACAAAAAATGCTTTCAATAATTTTTTGTATGAAATAAGTCAGAAAGAATGGGTTGTATATAATCAGGCTCCGTTGAACGGTTCACCAAAAGTTCTTGAGTATTTATCACGCTATACTTACAAAGTTGCAATAAGCAATCACCGGATAAAAAAATACTCGGATGGTAGAGTTACTTTTGAGTACAAAGATTACAAAGACAGAAACGAGAAAGGAGTTGCACAAAAGAAGTTGATGACATTAACCGAGAAAGAGTTTATCAGAAGGTATCTCTTACACATTTTGCCAGAAGGTTTTAGAAAGCTAAGATATGGTGGGATATTTGCTTCAAATAAAAAGAAGGAATCTATCTCAATCATTAAAGATTTTTTCAAAGATATAATTGAAACTCTCAATCAGCAGACAGAAATCTGGTATAACAGAGTAAGAAAATACATTGATGTTCTATGTCCGAAATGTGAAGAAAAACTTTTATTCAACTTTTATTGCATTAACACAAGTTGA
- a CDS encoding LamG domain-containing protein produces MYLVINKFHKSIFIFIIISILLSGGCEEEIYNSIVEPKNYLEYGNVVKSGLIAYYPFNADALDYSENKMHGIVKGVSSSIGRFGQPDGSLKFDGNDDFVEIPGFKYTSKNSGTLCFWLRKILEIKEYDESSIISNTDTTGKGYVISIHGFNSFWFEIKDQYFQSGGIWRTNQIPREEYIFLAITFSDGTITKYSDGYPVEEIIYTPDDYIKFNNNQSLYIGKSLFSSRYKYFEGEIDDLLIYDRALNEEEVLQLYNWE; encoded by the coding sequence ATGTATTTAGTTATTAACAAATTCCACAAATCTATTTTTATATTTATTATTATTTCCATATTACTGTCTGGTGGTTGTGAAGAAGAGATTTACAACTCAATTGTGGAACCAAAAAATTATTTGGAATATGGCAATGTTGTAAAAAGTGGACTTATTGCATATTATCCTTTTAATGCGGACGCTTTAGATTACAGTGAAAATAAAATGCATGGAATTGTAAAGGGAGTTTCTTCTTCTATAGGTAGGTTCGGGCAACCAGATGGATCACTAAAATTTGATGGAAATGATGATTTTGTTGAGATTCCAGGATTTAAATATACTAGCAAAAATAGTGGTACACTGTGTTTTTGGTTAAGAAAAATCTTAGAGATCAAAGAATATGATGAATCATCAATCATTTCTAATACAGATACTACAGGAAAAGGTTATGTGATCAGTATTCATGGTTTTAATAGTTTTTGGTTTGAAATAAAGGATCAATATTTTCAATCAGGAGGTATTTGGCGTACTAATCAAATTCCAAGAGAAGAATATATTTTCCTTGCAATAACATTTTCTGATGGTACAATAACAAAATACTCAGATGGATATCCTGTTGAGGAAATCATTTACACTCCAGATGATTATATAAAATTCAACAATAATCAATCATTGTATATTGGAAAAAGTTTATTTTCATCTCGATATAAATATTTTGAAGGAGAAATAGATGATTTATTGATATATGATAGAGCTCTTAATGAAGAAGAAGTATTACAACTTTATAATTGGGAATAG
- a CDS encoding integron integrase translates to MIEKKANSAIVVTKNPKLLDKVSLTLKAHRYSRKTEEAYLRWIKNYILFNGKKHPKELDKKDLEKYLTFLAVNKKVSASTQNQAMNAIMYLYNKVLNIELGWLENVKRAKRNLKLPTVFSKNEISEIFKQLSGVTKIIISVLYGGGLRLGEALRLRVKDIDMDYKMITVRDSKGEKDRQTILPTSIIPEIINHLKKVKKLHENDLKAGKGETILPMALREKYPNAGKEFGWQYIFPSDKFVLSEKIILLQTPFT, encoded by the coding sequence TTGATAGAAAAAAAAGCAAATAGTGCAATAGTAGTTACTAAAAATCCTAAACTTCTTGATAAAGTAAGCTTAACTTTAAAAGCCCACAGATACAGCAGAAAAACAGAAGAAGCATATTTAAGATGGATTAAAAATTACATTTTATTCAACGGCAAAAAACATCCAAAGGAATTAGATAAAAAAGATCTTGAAAAATACTTAACATTTTTAGCAGTAAATAAAAAGGTTTCTGCATCAACGCAAAACCAAGCAATGAATGCCATTATGTATTTGTATAACAAAGTTTTGAACATAGAATTAGGCTGGCTTGAAAATGTTAAAAGAGCAAAAAGAAATTTAAAATTACCAACAGTATTTTCTAAAAATGAAATTTCGGAAATATTCAAACAATTAAGCGGAGTTACAAAAATAATTATTTCGGTTTTATACGGAGGCGGTTTAAGATTAGGAGAAGCTTTAAGGCTGCGAGTTAAAGATATTGATATGGATTATAAAATGATTACCGTTCGTGATTCCAAAGGGGAAAAAGACAGACAAACAATTTTGCCGACTTCAATAATTCCGGAGATAATAAACCATCTTAAAAAAGTAAAAAAGCTTCACGAAAATGATCTTAAAGCCGGAAAAGGCGAAACAATTTTGCCGATGGCATTAAGAGAAAAATATCCAAACGCCGGAAAAGAATTTGGATGGCAGTATATTTTTCCATCGGATAAATTTGTTTTATCCGAAAAAATAATTTTACTACAGACACCATTTACATGA
- a CDS encoding DUF4105 domain-containing protein translates to MGIEIQRRITKILLVILLSSITIFSAEYSTKNLSENYIDTLSEKVSLEIFLKENSIEKLYLVFAGPYPASPTSSFGHLFVLLEPKEKRPFLLWPSLDFSATTDGIGSFEFFLKGIFGGLVGEFRIVPFFEKFREYTFIESRPLWLFPIELNEAEKLSFLKNFFNLQNKSFPYLFANKNCASQIDSIFNISFNKTNISNRVFFFPKTIIDNWKGRIGEPMFVESTSNIINESIYKLPLDFSEENFNLTELSNSEIALLLNFLEWKNSNKKEHLTETEIEIIKKLRILVSKSEEATINIFKNYNKEFDIHPSVLLGGGIKIIHNNSPTYLLNFRLGLHDFFESYDVYPANDYLSLFKTDIGFSTKKIFIDEFYLFNQLSLQPISVLSNYLSWRIGLGLQRKSEYVNNILTYGLFAGIGYSISILKNSFNLSALMEVSPVYLQNYGFSVLFGPELIIQAKLSNRVKLMHNFKVTFNTTKKLEDVIFNETSFGIELPKLNILYMQLKYSKENISYSIKLNHYIN, encoded by the coding sequence TTGGGTATAGAAATTCAAAGGAGAATAACAAAAATACTTTTAGTTATTCTCCTATCTAGTATTACAATTTTTTCTGCTGAATACAGCACAAAAAATTTAAGTGAAAATTATATTGATACTTTATCAGAGAAAGTTTCTTTAGAAATATTTTTAAAAGAAAATTCAATTGAAAAGTTGTATTTAGTTTTTGCTGGGCCATATCCAGCAAGTCCAACTTCATCTTTTGGACATTTATTTGTTTTACTAGAACCAAAAGAAAAGCGACCATTTTTATTATGGCCATCATTAGATTTTTCAGCTACAACAGATGGTATTGGTTCATTTGAATTTTTCTTAAAAGGTATTTTTGGTGGTCTTGTAGGCGAGTTTAGAATAGTCCCTTTTTTTGAGAAATTTAGAGAATATACTTTTATTGAATCAAGACCTTTGTGGCTTTTCCCAATTGAATTGAATGAAGCTGAAAAATTGAGTTTTCTTAAAAATTTTTTCAATTTACAAAATAAAAGTTTTCCTTATTTGTTTGCAAATAAAAATTGTGCAAGCCAAATTGATTCAATATTTAATATTTCTTTTAATAAAACTAATATTTCTAATCGAGTTTTCTTCTTTCCAAAAACAATAATTGATAATTGGAAGGGTAGGATTGGCGAGCCAATGTTTGTAGAAAGTACTAGTAATATTATTAATGAAAGCATTTATAAATTACCTTTGGATTTTTCTGAAGAAAATTTCAATTTAACTGAATTGTCCAATTCAGAAATCGCATTGTTGCTGAATTTTTTAGAATGGAAAAATTCAAATAAAAAAGAACATCTTACTGAAACCGAAATCGAAATAATAAAAAAATTAAGAATTTTAGTTTCAAAATCAGAAGAAGCTACTATTAATATATTTAAGAACTATAACAAAGAATTTGATATACATCCATCTGTTTTATTAGGTGGCGGTATAAAAATAATTCATAATAATTCACCAACATATTTACTTAATTTTCGTCTTGGTTTACACGATTTTTTTGAAAGTTATGATGTTTATCCAGCAAATGATTATTTGTCATTGTTTAAAACTGATATTGGTTTTTCAACAAAAAAAATATTCATTGATGAATTCTATCTTTTTAATCAATTAAGTTTACAGCCCATTTCAGTACTTTCCAATTATTTATCATGGAGAATTGGTTTAGGTTTGCAAAGAAAATCTGAATATGTTAATAATATCTTGACGTATGGATTATTTGCTGGGATAGGATATTCGATTTCAATACTTAAAAATAGTTTTAATTTATCTGCATTAATGGAAGTTTCACCAGTTTATTTACAAAATTATGGTTTTTCAGTTTTATTTGGACCCGAGTTAATAATTCAAGCAAAACTTTCAAATAGAGTAAAATTAATGCACAACTTTAAGGTTACATTTAATACTACAAAAAAACTTGAAGATGTTATTTTTAATGAAACAAGTTTTGGAATTGAATTGCCAAAATTAAATATACTTTATATGCAATTAAAATATTCAAAAGAGAATATTTCGTATTCAATAAAATTAAATCACTATATTAATTAA
- a CDS encoding GNAT family N-acetyltransferase, giving the protein MQNIEIKRVTLNNIYQLQKIGKQTFFETFAESNTEENMLKYLEQDFSLIKLTAEIENKDSEFYFAESGNNKVGYLKINFGKSQTEIHEDESIEIERIYVLKEFHGKNVGQKLYEKAIEIANKRKAKYIWLGVWEKNLRAIKFYKKNGFVEFGEHTFKLGSDEQLDIMMKLEFAK; this is encoded by the coding sequence ATGCAAAATATTGAAATAAAAAGAGTGACATTAAATAATATTTATCAATTGCAAAAAATTGGTAAACAAACTTTTTTTGAAACTTTTGCAGAAAGTAATACTGAAGAAAATATGCTAAAATATTTGGAACAAGATTTTTCCTTAATAAAACTCACTGCCGAGATTGAAAACAAAGATTCAGAATTTTATTTTGCAGAATCTGGAAATAATAAGGTTGGTTATTTAAAGATAAATTTTGGGAAATCGCAAACAGAAATACACGAAGATGAATCAATTGAAATAGAACGAATTTATGTTCTAAAAGAATTTCACGGAAAAAATGTTGGACAGAAATTGTATGAAAAAGCAATAGAAATTGCTAATAAAAGAAAAGCAAAATATATATGGTTAGGAGTTTGGGAAAAGAATTTAAGAGCAATAAAATTTTATAAAAAGAATGGATTTGTTGAATTTGGTGAACATACATTTAAATTAGGCAGCGATGAACAATTAGATATAATGATGAAACTTGAATTTGCAAAATAA
- a CDS encoding DUF2569 family protein, translated as MTFEESCKEKIGGWLIFLYINLFVLGVYNILTGVGYLFYMDGTNLDRYFYEGIIFSLISIIIGLYSFYCGYNIFKKDKNAIRTTKKFLIFYISIYLITGIYYFLDSWLNNSLMSSNFLETLFYQIIFQLPKIIFFLIWYLYLTYSKRVKYTFNVV; from the coding sequence ATGACATTTGAAGAAAGCTGTAAAGAAAAAATTGGAGGTTGGTTAATATTTTTATATATCAATCTTTTTGTTCTTGGAGTTTACAATATTCTAACTGGTGTTGGATATTTATTTTATATGGATGGTACTAATTTAGATAGATATTTTTATGAAGGGATAATCTTTTCCTTAATCTCAATTATTATTGGATTATACAGTTTTTATTGTGGATACAATATTTTCAAAAAAGATAAAAATGCAATTAGGACGACAAAGAAATTTTTAATCTTTTACATAAGTATTTATTTAATCACTGGCATCTATTATTTTTTAGATAGTTGGCTAAATAATTCACTTATGAGTTCAAATTTTCTCGAAACATTATTTTATCAAATAATTTTTCAGTTACCTAAAATAATATTCTTTTTAATTTGGTATTTATATCTAACATATTCAAAAAGAGTCAAGTATACTTTTAATGTTGTATAA
- a CDS encoding DUF4352 domain-containing protein — protein MKNILTSIVVSFIFIIFTNQVNAQYKLGDEFQLGYFKYRVDNIEYKKEVSNGLNSFKSNGTLLIVHLTITNLDREPSTLTNSMFKVYDSDNYEFDTSQDAMIVMILKDQDKIFMLKEFQPKIPKKIIMPFEIPTSNDVYTLEVSGGFGTGQKRLIRLVK, from the coding sequence ATGAAAAACATTTTAACAAGCATAGTAGTAAGCTTTATATTTATCATATTTACTAATCAAGTTAATGCACAATATAAGTTGGGTGATGAATTTCAATTAGGTTACTTTAAGTATCGTGTGGATAATATCGAGTATAAGAAAGAAGTATCTAATGGTTTAAATTCTTTTAAATCGAATGGAACACTTTTAATTGTTCATTTAACTATAACAAATCTTGACCGTGAGCCAAGTACACTTACTAATTCGATGTTCAAAGTATATGATTCAGACAATTATGAATTTGATACTTCTCAAGATGCAATGATTGTGATGATTTTAAAAGACCAAGATAAAATATTTATGTTAAAGGAATTTCAACCAAAAATTCCCAAGAAAATAATTATGCCATTTGAAATCCCAACTTCAAATGATGTATATACTCTTGAAGTCTCTGGAGGTTTTGGAACTGGTCAAAAAAGACTTATTAGATTAGTCAAATAA
- a CDS encoding PEGA domain-containing protein, protein MKKISIITASLIVLVVSIYLTSCATIATGTSQLVTITSNVEGADVKLDGVSVGKTPFTGEIKKNGKLITIEMEGYKTHQIALSTTMEGMFWGNIIIGGTLGSITDFATGAAYKYSPASYQVELIANGLSVNDFKKKYELKKFAMVNMSNIAIDLSNNNGNYLNSLLYLANLEQNENSTQMVKNILIKSNGDQVTFGIEIEKLLNI, encoded by the coding sequence ATGAAAAAAATATCGATTATTACTGCTTCTTTAATTGTTTTAGTTGTCAGTATTTATTTAACAAGTTGTGCTACAATTGCTACTGGTACTTCGCAATTAGTAACCATTACTAGTAACGTTGAAGGTGCTGATGTAAAATTAGATGGTGTTTCAGTAGGTAAAACTCCATTTACTGGTGAAATTAAAAAAAATGGTAAACTTATTACTATCGAAATGGAAGGTTATAAAACTCATCAAATTGCATTAAGTACAACGATGGAAGGTATGTTTTGGGGAAATATTATTATTGGTGGAACACTTGGAAGTATTACAGACTTTGCTACTGGTGCCGCTTATAAGTATTCACCCGCAAGTTATCAAGTTGAATTAATTGCAAACGGTTTATCAGTTAATGATTTCAAGAAAAAATATGAATTGAAAAAATTTGCAATGGTTAACATGTCAAATATTGCCATTGATTTATCAAATAACAATGGTAATTATTTAAATTCACTTTTATATTTAGCTAATTTAGAACAAAATGAAAATTCAACCCAAATGGTAAAAAACATTTTAATAAAATCAAATGGTGATCAAGTTACTTTTGGTATAGAAATCGAAAAATTATTAAATATCTAA